Proteins from a genomic interval of Oreochromis aureus strain Israel breed Guangdong linkage group 6, ZZ_aureus, whole genome shotgun sequence:
- the mchr1a gene encoding melanin-concentrating hormone receptor 1: MDFFNNTNFSIDGSNSTTAEDGALHCGAILPVIFGIICFLGIIGNCIVMYTIMKKTKCRAKQTVPDIFILNLSIVDLLFLLGMPFLIHQLLGNGTWHFGAAMCTVITALDSNSQIVSTYILTAMTFDRYLATVHPIRFNYVRTPCVAVLVIGLVWVLSLLTIIPVWMYAGLMPLPDGLVACALLLPDPVTDTYWFTLYQFFLAFAIPLAIICLVFFKILQHMSTSVAPLPPRSLRVRTRKVTRMAVAICLAFFICWAPFYILQLVHLAVQKPSIAFSYAYNIAISMGYANSCINPFLYIMLSETFKRQFLRAVRPAHRKFRVVNPSTTDGGSVSVRMVPEGAQQEPACREIPSNVAPE, encoded by the exons ATGGATTTCTTTAACAATACAAATTTTTCCATCGATGGCAGCAATTCAACAACAG CTGAAGATGGTGCTCTTCACTGTGGTGCCATCCTTCCTGTCATCTTTGGCATTATCTGCTTTCTGGGCATCATTGGGAACTGTATTGTCATGTACACCATTATGAAGAAGACCAAGTGTCGAGCCAAGCAAACAGTTCCAGATATCTTCATCTTAAATCTGTCAATTGTTGATCTTCTGTTTCTCCTCGGGATGCCATTTCTCATTCACCAGTTGCTGGGCAACGGTACCTGGCACTTTGGAGCCGCGATGTGTACGGTCATCACGGCGCTCGATTCCAACAGCCAGATTGTCAGTACTTATATCCTCACTGCAATGACCTTTGACCGTTATTTGGCAACAGTCCATCCCATCCGCTTCAACTATGTCCGCACGCCTTGCGTGGCTGTGCTTGTCATTGGGCTGGTGTGGGTTCTGTCCTTACTCACCATTATCCCTGTGTGGATGTATGCCGGCCTGATGCCTCTCCCAGATGGGCTAGTGGCCTGTGCTCTGCTTCTGCCTGATCCAGTTACAGATACATACTGGTTTACACTTTACCAGTTTTTCTTGGCCTTTGCGATACCCTTAGCCATTATCTGTCTGGTATTCTTCAAGATTCTCCAACACATGTCCACAAGTGTGGCGCCTCTGCCTCCACGGAGTTTGAGAGTGCGCACCAGGAAGGTGACCCGGATGGCAGTGGCCATCTGCCTGGCTTTCTTCATCTGCTGGGCTCCTTTCTATATCCTCCAACTGGTCCATCTGGCGGTGCAGAAGCCGAGCATAGCGTTCTCCTATGCCTATAATATTGCCATTAGCATGGGCTATGCTAACAGCTGCATTAACCCATTCCTCTATATTATGCTTAGTGAGACCTTTAAGAGGCAGTTTCTTAGAGCTGTACGGCCAGCTCATCGGAAGTTCCGCGTGGTGAACCCAAGCACCACAGACGGTGGCAGTGTCAGTGTGAGGATGGTACCTGAAGGGGCTCAGCAGGAGCCAGCCTGCAGGGAGATACCATCCAACGTGGCTCCAGAATAA